The Desulfobaculum bizertense DSM 18034 genomic interval GACAAAAATCCGTCCCGTTTTTTCATTATCTACGTAGTACTGGCGAACGTCCTCAAGAGAGATACTCTTGATTCGCTCCTGCATGACGGCGGCAGATTCTTCCTGTTTCTGCGTTTCGGAACTTTCGATGAAAGGAAAGAGTGAGCTTGGGAAAAACTGTGGAGCGAGAAAATAGGTTCCAAACCCAGCCACAAGCACGAGCAAGATCAGTGTCAAAAGTAAGACGGTGGTCTTGTTGCTTTTTGCTGATGGAATTTCTGTAGCACCAATGTCGAGCGAACTTTTGGTGTCTTTCTCTGTTGAGAACTTTTCCTCAAACGCCCTGTCCTTTTCAACGTCTGTCTTGACTGGAGTCCCTTCCGGGGCTTCCTGAACCTCATCCCCAACAGTGTTGGAGGCCGGCTCAAAAACGTATTCGCACACGGCACACCGTACTTTAGCTCCAGAGTTTTCCTGTTCCTCGGTAAACCTGTAGGTGGTATGACACTTCGGGCATTCAATGACCATATGCGAAACACTCTCCTTTCAACCCGTTGTGGGCAATGCAGTCAGCAAGAAAAAACCTGTGTCAGCTAGTCCACAAGCTCGTAGATTCCATCCAGTTCGCGGTATTTTTCAGCAAAATCCATGCCGTATCCAATGATAAAGCCTTCGGCGAGGTGGAAGCCGTAAAAATCGACTTTCACGTCAGCTTCGCGGCGCTCATGCTTGTCGACAAGAGCAGCAAGAGCAAGACGCTTGGGATTCCGCTCATCAAGGGTACGGAGCAGGAAGTCCATAGAGTGTCCAGTGTCGACAATGTCTTCGACGATCAGAACGTTTTTGCCCTTGATGCTGGTCTCGAGGTCTTTGGAGAAAACGAGTTCACCGCTTTCCGTGCCTTTTCCGTAGCTTGCGAGGCGAACAAAGTCTAACTCAAGATCGAGCTTAATGCTACGGACGAGGTCAGCAAAAAACAGGAAACCACCTTTCAGAACACAAACCACAGTCACGGGTTCGCCCTGAAAATGCTCGGTAATTTCCGCACCAAGCTCGTCGATGCGCTTTTGAATTTCTTCGGCAGAAACAACAACTTTCATGTTGGGGGTAAGTTCTTTCACCTGAATCCCTCTGTTTTGCAGTCTTTTCAGACTTCCTTATCTACTGTTGCCACACTCTACATTTTGATGAGCATGGCGGTTTCATCACAGTCCGGAAACTTGGGGCAATTAAGACAATCTGCCCAAATTTTCTGCGGCAGGACTTCCTTCTCCACCTCTTCAAATCCAAGGCGGGCGAAAAAGCCGCTGACATACGTCAGGGTGAAGACCTTGTAAACCCCCAGCGTGACAGCTTCAGAAAGGCAGGCTTCGACGAGTTTTCGTCCTAAACCATGCTTCTTGAGTTCTGGGCTTACTGCAAGCGAACGAATTTCGGCAAGATTTTCCCAGTAAATGGTCAGGGCACAACAGCCATGAATTTCTTTGCTCTCCTTGTCCACGAGCACATAAAAATCTCGCAGATGAGAGTAGAGAGAATTTAAAGACCGAGGCAGCAGCTGACCAGCAGAAGCACAGTCCATAAGCAGCGCATGGATGTTTTTAACATCCTGCATTTTTGCTTTCCGAATGTAGAAATCCATTCCATTTTCCTTTGCTCTTTGCCCTGAATCGTCTTTTTTTGCAGAAAAGGTCCGCAGGACGTCTTCAAATATAGCGTAAAAATTCCGTTCGCCCAAAGCCAAAAGGCTGCACGAAAAAATTCGAAGCAGCCAATAATCGCCCGGCCAGAGTCTTATCTGGACCGCAACGGGAGATGGACAAAACAAGCGGGGAGAGACCACGCCCTCCCCAGCCCAAAGTATTTTTCTAAGCGCGCTGGCTCAGTTTCTTTGCAATCTTGACGGCTTCTACCGCGTCACGAGAGTACCCATCCGCACCAATGCGATCTGCATACTCTTCCGTAACCACAGCACCACCGACCATAACCTTGCAGTCAAGCCCCTGCTCTCGCACCAAAGAAACGGTCTCTTCCATGCGGACCATCGTGGTCGTCATAAGCGCAGACAGGCCAATAACCCGAGCGCCATGCTCCCGGGCCGTCGCAACAATCTTCTCGGCCGGGACATCCTTGCCCAGATCAATGACCTCAAAGCCATTGTTCTGCAACATCAGCGTCACAATGTTCTTGCCGATGTCGTGAATGTCGCCTTCAACCGTTGCCATGACCACACAGGTCTTTTCCTTGGCCCCACCCTCAGACTCCAAAAGCGGACGCAGATGCTCAAAAGCCGTCTGCATAGTTTCGGCAGACTGGAGAAGCTGCGGCAGGAAGTACTCTTTTTTCTCGTACTTTTCGCCCACTTCAGTGATGGCAGGAATCAGGTCAGAGTCAACGATGTCAAAAGGGTCACGCCCCTTGTCCAGCTCGACCTTGACCAGTGCGACAACTTCATCCTTTGCGCCAGTGATAACAGCCTGTGACGGTGTTTCCACGGCAACAGAGGACCTTTGGCCATTCATGTTGCTTTCGCGCCCCGGCAAAGGACCACCAGAGGGCTTCCACTCTGCATAGTTCGCGACAAAGTCACGAGCCTGCGGATCACGATCCAAAAGGACCTCAGAAGAGGCACGGCTTTCCATCAGGCGCTGAGAACCGGGGTTTGCAATAAAGGCTGACAGCCCCTGCGTCATGCCCATCACAAGGAAGGAGGCATTCAGCAGCTCACGGGCAGGCAGGCCAAATGAGATATTCGACAAACCACACACAGTCGCCAGCCCCCACTCATCACGGCAGTGACGAATAACCTCAAGGCAGGCCTTTGCGGCTTCCGGCTTGGAAGAAACCGTCAGAACCAAAGCATCCACCATAATCAGGTGACGGGGGATACCCAGTTCATCAGCTTCAAGAAGGAGTTGCTCAATCACCTTGAGACGATCTACAGCCGTCACAGGCAACTTGCGGCCAAGCAAAGGCAGCAGAATAAACGGAGCACCGTAATGCTTGCACAGCGGTCCAAGCTTCTGCATGCGTCCGGGTTCTCCACTGATGGAATTGACCAGCGGGGAGCCGGGATACACATTCAGCGCGGCCTCAAGGGCGTCAATGTTTGTCGAGTCCAGACACAAGGGTGCCTGAACACGAGAGCCAAGAGCAAGCGACAGATCGGGCAAAAGCTGCGTTTCGTCGACCATAGGCGCACCCACGTTCACGTCAAGGATGTG includes:
- a CDS encoding homocysteine S-methyltransferase family protein — encoded protein: MPDFRRFLKENRMFAFDGGMGTLLQARGLQPGQSPESFGIANPEVVIGIHRDYIQAGAKVVTTNTFGGTAFKLDPSLDPVHFNREMAAAARKAAGDHAFVAGDVGPTGKFCKPLGEYDFRELVQAFKQQITGLVQGGADLILVETQFDLAECRAAVIAAREVCDLPVAVSMTFEEGVSLTGTTPLTYVDTMQNLGVELIGTNCSAGPEGMLKVVEAMLPRLRTPFFVEPNAGLPELEGDQTVFRLGPEDFAEQIKPLVEAGAKAVGGCCGTTPEHIRCACSVFADRAWSLPEAPEPSCLVVTSRSQSVAVAPHLSSKVIGERINPTGKKVLTAELQAGQYTEAFRLAKEQIASGAHILDVNVGAPMVDETQLLPDLSLALGSRVQAPLCLDSTNIDALEAALNVYPGSPLVNSISGEPGRMQKLGPLCKHYGAPFILLPLLGRKLPVTAVDRLKVIEQLLLEADELGIPRHLIMVDALVLTVSSKPEAAKACLEVIRHCRDEWGLATVCGLSNISFGLPARELLNASFLVMGMTQGLSAFIANPGSQRLMESRASSEVLLDRDPQARDFVANYAEWKPSGGPLPGRESNMNGQRSSVAVETPSQAVITGAKDEVVALVKVELDKGRDPFDIVDSDLIPAITEVGEKYEKKEYFLPQLLQSAETMQTAFEHLRPLLESEGGAKEKTCVVMATVEGDIHDIGKNIVTLMLQNNGFEVIDLGKDVPAEKIVATAREHGARVIGLSALMTTTMVRMEETVSLVREQGLDCKVMVGGAVVTEEYADRIGADGYSRDAVEAVKIAKKLSQRA
- the hpt gene encoding hypoxanthine phosphoribosyltransferase, giving the protein MKVVVSAEEIQKRIDELGAEITEHFQGEPVTVVCVLKGGFLFFADLVRSIKLDLELDFVRLASYGKGTESGELVFSKDLETSIKGKNVLIVEDIVDTGHSMDFLLRTLDERNPKRLALAALVDKHERREADVKVDFYGFHLAEGFIIGYGMDFAEKYRELDGIYELVD
- a CDS encoding N-acetyltransferase — protein: MDFYIRKAKMQDVKNIHALLMDCASAGQLLPRSLNSLYSHLRDFYVLVDKESKEIHGCCALTIYWENLAEIRSLAVSPELKKHGLGRKLVEACLSEAVTLGVYKVFTLTYVSGFFARLGFEEVEKEVLPQKIWADCLNCPKFPDCDETAMLIKM
- a CDS encoding zinc-ribbon and DUF3426 domain-containing protein produces the protein MVIECPKCHTTYRFTEEQENSGAKVRCAVCEYVFEPASNTVGDEVQEAPEGTPVKTDVEKDRAFEEKFSTEKDTKSSLDIGATEIPSAKSNKTTVLLLTLILLVLVAGFGTYFLAPQFFPSSLFPFIESSETQKQEESAAVMQERIKSISLEDVRQYYVDNEKTGRIFVVEGRALNNGESAVELIKVEASLFDAQNTALETKSFLCGNTLSLFQLQMLGKEDIISALDDKAGIGSNNVNVRPGQQVPFMAVFFSPSDAVSEFAVRVISVQDVNL